The sequence TCATCGCCCCCCTCCTCTCGCAGTGGTATGCCCTCGGCCTCATCGACACCTATCAGGCCCTGATCTACTCGAACTTCTCCTTCACGGTGCCGTTCACCGTGTGGATGCTCGTCGGGTACTTCGAGTCCATTCCCCTCGAGCTCGAGGAGAGCGCCATGCTCGACGGCTGCAACCGCTTCGGCGCGCTGTGCCGGGTCGTCCTGCCCCTGGCCGCTCCGGGCGTGGCCGCCACCGCTATCTTCGCCTTCGTGGCCTCGTGGAGCGAGCTGCTCTTCGCCATCACCTTCACCTCGCAGACGGAGATGCGCACGCTCTCGGCCGGCCTGCTCTTCATGGTCGGCCAGTACGAGATCCAGTGGGGCCAGCTCTCGGCGGGGGTCATCATCAGCACGGTGCCCGTGGCCATCCTGTTCACGTATCTGCAGCGGCATCTCATCCAGGGACTCTCGGCCGGGGCCGTCAAGGGCTGAGGGAGCGCGCGCATGGCCTGGGATCCCGCGCAGTATTTGAAGTTCGCCGATCAGCGCCTGCGGCCCGCCATCGATCTCCTGAACCGGATCGACGTCGACGATCCGGCCGACATCGTCGACCTGGGCGCCGGCGCGGGCAATGTGACGCGGATGCTGAAAGAGCGGTGGCCGGGCGCGCGCGTCACCGGCGTGGACGATTCCCAGGAGATGCTGGACAAGGCCGCGGCCGTCGCGCCGGAGATCACGTGGGAGCGCGCGGACCTGGCCTCGTGGCGCCCGCCGAGGCCGGCCGATATCATCTATTCGAATGCCGCTCTTCACTGGCTGGATGGCCATGAGCGGCTCTTTCCCGCCCTGTTTTCCTCGGTGGCGCCCGGCGGCGTGCTTGCCGTTCAGCTCCCCCGCAATTTCTCAGCGGTCTCGCACACCTCCATCAGCGAGGCGGCCCAGAGCGGGCCGTGGCGCGCCAAGCTCGAGCCCTTGCTCCGCCCCGCGCCGGTGGCCGAGCCGGCCTTCTACTACGGTCTGCTCGCCCCGCACGCAGCGACCCTCGACATGTGGGAGACCGAGTATCTCCAGGTGATGGAAGGCGACAATCCCGTCAAGGAGTGGACCAAGGGCACGTGGCTCAGGCCGCTCCTCGCCGCGCTCGAGGAGCCCGAGCGAAGCCGCTTCGAGGCCCACTACGCCGACCTGGTCGCGCGCGCCTAC is a genomic window of Candidatus Methylomirabilota bacterium containing:
- a CDS encoding carbohydrate ABC transporter permease; this translates as MRRSPRRDLAERVLGGPVLWLGLAALTLFAMLPFVWVFLASFKTRAELYATPIVYLPASLSVANYVEAWTSKLTPFSRFFANSLWVSSVTMVATTLVSILAGYALARFRFAGRQTFLLIFLATQMFPAVLLIAPLLSQWYALGLIDTYQALIYSNFSFTVPFTVWMLVGYFESIPLELEESAMLDGCNRFGALCRVVLPLAAPGVAATAIFAFVASWSELLFAITFTSQTEMRTLSAGLLFMVGQYEIQWGQLSAGVIISTVPVAILFTYLQRHLIQGLSAGAVKG
- a CDS encoding methyltransferase domain-containing protein is translated as MAWDPAQYLKFADQRLRPAIDLLNRIDVDDPADIVDLGAGAGNVTRMLKERWPGARVTGVDDSQEMLDKAAAVAPEITWERADLASWRPPRPADIIYSNAALHWLDGHERLFPALFSSVAPGGVLAVQLPRNFSAVSHTSISEAAQSGPWRAKLEPLLRPAPVAEPAFYYGLLAPHAATLDMWETEYLQVMEGDNPVKEWTKGTWLRPLLAALEEPERSRFEAHYADLVARAYPRRPDGRTLFPFRRLFIVARARPD